One Thioclava electrotropha DNA segment encodes these proteins:
- a CDS encoding trimethylamine methyltransferase family protein gives MADSELGERVGRRARGGGGAARRAERTAVKVEFSRFITRNIPDMEILNEEALELIEHNAETVLEEIGVNFVENPEALERWREAGASIEGERVRIPRGLARKLCATAPSQFTQHARNPERNVEIGGRNLVIAPVYGPPFVRDSQGGRRYATIEDFRNFVKLGYMSKWVHHSGGTVCEPTDVAVNKRHFDMLHAHMTLSDKPYMGSVTEPSRAADSVEMSKILFGDEFVDQNTVMTSLININSPLTFDSTMMGALEVYAKANQACIISPFIVGGAMAPVSVAGTLTQVLAEVLAGVAYSQLIRPGAPVIFGAFVTSIDMNSGAPTFGTPEASLITLGAGQLARRLNLPYRSAGGFTGSKLPDAQAAYETANTLNNGLYAGVNFMLHGCGWLEGGLVSSYEKFVMDADQLGILHSLAKGVDISENGQAMDAIREVGPGGHYLGCAHTQANFKDAFWRTKLLDYRPFETWEEQGAPDTMALATKRVEKMLGEYQQPAMDPSVAEALAAYVARKKAEVPDAFL, from the coding sequence ATGGCCGATTCGGAACTGGGTGAACGTGTGGGGCGTCGCGCGCGCGGTGGTGGCGGGGCAGCCCGTCGGGCCGAACGCACGGCCGTGAAGGTGGAGTTCTCGCGCTTCATCACGCGCAACATTCCCGACATGGAAATCCTGAACGAGGAAGCCCTCGAGCTCATCGAGCATAACGCGGAAACCGTGCTCGAAGAGATCGGCGTCAACTTCGTCGAGAACCCCGAAGCGCTGGAACGCTGGCGCGAGGCCGGTGCCTCGATCGAAGGAGAGCGCGTGCGCATCCCGCGCGGCCTTGCCCGCAAGCTCTGCGCGACCGCGCCGTCGCAATTCACCCAGCACGCCCGCAACCCCGAGCGCAATGTCGAGATCGGCGGGCGCAACCTCGTCATCGCCCCGGTCTACGGCCCTCCCTTCGTGCGCGACAGCCAGGGTGGCCGCCGCTACGCGACGATCGAGGATTTCCGGAACTTCGTGAAACTCGGCTACATGTCGAAATGGGTCCACCATTCGGGCGGCACCGTTTGCGAGCCGACCGATGTGGCGGTGAACAAGCGCCATTTCGACATGCTCCACGCGCATATGACGCTTAGCGACAAGCCCTATATGGGCTCGGTCACCGAGCCCTCGCGTGCCGCCGACAGCGTCGAGATGTCGAAGATCCTCTTCGGTGACGAGTTCGTCGACCAGAACACTGTGATGACCTCGCTCATCAACATCAACTCGCCGCTGACCTTCGACTCCACCATGATGGGGGCGCTCGAGGTCTATGCGAAGGCCAATCAGGCTTGCATCATCTCGCCCTTCATCGTCGGTGGCGCGATGGCGCCGGTCTCGGTCGCGGGCACGCTGACGCAGGTGCTGGCCGAGGTGCTGGCGGGCGTGGCCTATTCTCAGCTGATCCGTCCCGGCGCGCCGGTGATCTTCGGGGCGTTTGTCACCTCGATCGACATGAACTCGGGCGCACCGACCTTCGGCACGCCCGAAGCCTCGCTGATCACGCTGGGCGCGGGGCAGCTCGCGCGGCGTCTGAACCTGCCGTATCGCTCGGCGGGCGGCTTCACCGGGTCCAAGCTGCCCGATGCGCAGGCTGCTTACGAGACCGCGAATACGCTCAATAACGGGCTCTATGCGGGTGTGAACTTCATGCTGCATGGTTGCGGCTGGCTGGAGGGCGGTCTGGTCTCGTCCTACGAGAAATTCGTGATGGATGCCGACCAGCTGGGCATTCTGCACAGCCTCGCCAAGGGTGTCGACATCTCGGAGAACGGTCAGGCGATGGATGCGATACGCGAGGTGGGCCCGGGCGGTCACTATCTCGGCTGCGCCCATACGCAGGCGAACTTCAAGGATGCGTTCTGGCGCACCAAACTGCTCGATTACCGCCCCTTCGAGACCTGGGAAGAGCAGGGCGCGCCCGACACCATGGCGCTCGCGACGAAGCGGGTGGAGAAGATGCTCGGCGAGTATCAGCAGCCCGCGATGGACCCGAGCGTCGCCGAGGCGCTGGCGGCCTACGTCGCGCGCAAGAAGGCCGAAGTTCCCGACGCCTTCCTGTAA
- a CDS encoding putative quinol monooxygenase: MAVKLTGRLICADAAEVGIVRVHLPEHIALTHAEPGCEMFEVRQGADPLVFTVTERFTDRAAFEAHQARTKASEWGRATQGIARDYQIEED; encoded by the coding sequence ATGGCCGTCAAACTGACCGGGCGCCTGATCTGCGCCGATGCCGCCGAGGTCGGAATTGTCCGCGTTCACCTGCCCGAGCATATCGCGCTCACCCATGCCGAGCCGGGATGCGAGATGTTCGAGGTGAGGCAAGGAGCCGATCCGCTGGTCTTCACCGTCACGGAACGCTTCACCGACCGGGCCGCGTTCGAGGCGCATCAGGCGCGGACGAAGGCCTCGGAATGGGGCCGCGCGACCCAGGGGATCGCGCGGGACTATCAGATCGAGGAAGACTGA